TGAATTTTACTATACTTTGAAAATCAGTATCGCGAGTAATAATCCACATTTTATTTTTCTCTGCATACGAATATACCGCTCCATTTTTCAAACCAGTCTTTCCGATTTTCTTTATGTGTTCAACAAGGTAATTTTCTTTCTCTAATAACTGAATGAGTTCAAAAGGTAAATTTTCATCAAGCAGAAATTTCACTTTCATATTCTTGCAGTTTCATACTCGCACATCATCGAAGCGTATTTTAATGCGGCTTTTATCGAGCGGCGTTTCAGCGAAGGATAATCTTTCAAAATTTCTTCTTCACTCATTCCGTCAGCAAGCATTGAAACAACCAACGCAACGGGAATACGTGTACCTTTTACGCAAGGTTTTCCGTGCATTATTTCCGGGTCGGAAGATATCAATGTATAAACTTGGTTTCTACTCATAAAATTTACGATGCTAAAAACGAATTTCCACAACCGCATGTTTTGGTTGCTTTCGGATTACTGAACACAAATCCTTTTCCGTTTAATCCA
The Ignavibacteria bacterium DNA segment above includes these coding regions:
- a CDS encoding DUF433 domain-containing protein, translating into MSRNQVYTLISSDPEIMHGKPCVKGTRIPVALVVSMLADGMSEEEILKDYPSLKRRSIKAALKYASMMCEYETARI